From one Actinopolyspora saharensis genomic stretch:
- the trhA gene encoding PAQR family membrane homeostasis protein TrhA has protein sequence MPTASFSRQSSAPVKPRLRGWIHAWSTLGALASGAVLIVLAAATVSGKAALGASVYVATVLGLFGVSALYHRKTWKTLGARTWMRRLDHSMIFLFIAGTYTPLAMLAMRPTTGAVVLSVVWGGALGGVVLKLAWPNSPRWVGVPVYIALGWVAVFVLPDLLSTAGVAALVLIVIGGLLYTGGAVCYATRRPDPWPAVFGYHEFFHSAVSAAAICHHIAIWLALYS, from the coding sequence GTGCCTACGGCTAGCTTTTCCCGACAGTCCTCGGCGCCGGTGAAACCGCGCCTACGCGGATGGATCCACGCCTGGTCGACGCTGGGCGCGCTGGCCTCCGGTGCCGTTCTCATAGTCCTGGCCGCCGCCACCGTCTCCGGCAAAGCGGCCCTCGGGGCTTCCGTCTACGTCGCGACCGTTCTCGGTCTGTTCGGGGTCAGCGCGCTGTACCACCGCAAGACCTGGAAGACGCTCGGAGCTCGGACGTGGATGCGTCGGCTCGACCACTCCATGATCTTCCTGTTCATAGCGGGCACCTACACCCCCCTGGCGATGCTGGCCATGCGACCGACCACGGGCGCGGTGGTGCTCTCCGTGGTGTGGGGCGGCGCGCTCGGCGGGGTCGTGCTGAAACTCGCCTGGCCCAACTCCCCGCGCTGGGTCGGGGTCCCGGTCTACATCGCCCTCGGCTGGGTGGCGGTGTTCGTGCTGCCCGACCTGCTGAGCACAGCGGGGGTGGCGGCCCTGGTGCTGATCGTGATCGGCGGGTTGCTCTACACGGGAGGGGCGGTGTGCTACGCCACCCGGCGCCCCGATCCGTGGCCCGCGGTGTTCGGCTACCACGAGTTCTTCCACTCGGCGGTCTCCGCCGCGGCGATCTGTCACCACATAGCCATCTGGCTCGCCCTGTACTCCTGA
- a CDS encoding isoprenyl transferase, translating to MALKVRLRELVYYLYEWRLRRQLEGAQHPRHVGVILDGNRRWAREAGLDADHGHRAGARKISDFLGWCRESEVEVVTLWLLSTDNLGRASKEVDSLLEIIAGVVEEITQPGTPWRVRVVGAMDLLPTEMAARISAAALRTENRSGMQVNVAVGYGGRQEIADAVRKLLQQHAEAGTTIEELAESLDVDHIAEHLYTSGQPDPELVIRTSGEQRLSGFMLWQSAHSEFWFCETYWPAFRRVDFLRALRNFSARHRRFGG from the coding sequence GTGGCGCTCAAGGTTCGGCTACGGGAACTTGTCTACTATCTCTACGAATGGCGGTTGCGTCGTCAGCTGGAGGGGGCCCAGCACCCCAGGCACGTCGGCGTGATTCTGGACGGCAATCGCCGTTGGGCCAGAGAGGCCGGCTTGGACGCGGACCACGGCCATCGCGCCGGGGCGCGCAAGATCTCGGACTTTCTCGGCTGGTGCAGGGAGAGCGAGGTGGAGGTTGTCACGCTGTGGTTGTTGTCCACCGACAACCTCGGCCGTGCCAGCAAAGAGGTCGACTCGCTGCTGGAGATCATCGCCGGGGTGGTCGAGGAGATCACCCAGCCGGGCACTCCGTGGCGGGTGCGCGTGGTCGGGGCGATGGATCTGCTTCCGACCGAGATGGCGGCCCGCATCTCGGCAGCGGCGCTGCGTACCGAGAACCGTTCGGGGATGCAGGTCAACGTCGCCGTCGGGTACGGCGGTCGTCAGGAGATCGCGGACGCCGTGCGCAAGCTGCTGCAGCAGCACGCGGAGGCGGGAACCACCATCGAGGAACTGGCCGAGTCGCTCGATGTCGACCACATAGCCGAGCACCTGTACACCTCGGGGCAGCCCGATCCGGAGCTGGTGATCAGGACCTCGGGGGAGCAGCGGTTGTCCGGGTTCATGCTGTGGCAGTCGGCGCACTCGGAGTTCTGGTTCTGCGAGACCTACTGGCCCGCTTTCCGCCGGGTGGATTTCCTCCGGGCGTTGCGCAACTTCTCCGCCAGACACCGCCGGTTCGGCGGCTGA